One segment of Yersinia kristensenii DNA contains the following:
- the rsmA gene encoding 16S rRNA (adenine(1518)-N(6)/adenine(1519)-N(6))-dimethyltransferase RsmA — MNNRVHQGHFARKRFGQNFLNDQFVIDSIVSAIHPVPGEAVVEIGPGLGALTEPVAARMDHMTVIELDRDLAARLASHPQLKDKLTIHQEDAMKINFSELAEQAGQSLRVFGNLPYNISTPLMFHLFSYTNAIRDMHFMLQKEVVNRLVAGPNSKAYGRLTVMAQYYCNVIPVLEVPPTAFTPAPKVDSAVVRLIPHVNMPNPVGDVRMLTRITTQAFNQRRKTVRNSLGDLFTSEQLIELGIDPIMRAENISVAQYCKLANWLSAQSAPQE, encoded by the coding sequence ATGAATAATAGAGTCCACCAAGGGCACTTTGCCCGCAAACGCTTTGGACAAAACTTTTTAAACGATCAGTTTGTCATCGACAGCATTGTCTCCGCTATCCATCCGGTTCCTGGTGAAGCGGTCGTAGAGATTGGCCCCGGTTTAGGCGCATTGACTGAACCAGTAGCCGCTCGTATGGATCATATGACAGTCATCGAGCTAGACCGCGATTTGGCCGCTCGTCTGGCTAGCCATCCTCAACTGAAAGACAAGCTCACTATCCATCAAGAAGATGCGATGAAAATCAATTTTTCTGAGCTAGCAGAGCAAGCAGGGCAATCATTACGGGTCTTTGGTAACTTGCCCTACAACATCTCGACCCCGCTGATGTTTCATCTTTTCAGCTATACTAATGCAATCCGCGATATGCATTTCATGTTGCAAAAAGAGGTGGTTAACCGCCTGGTTGCAGGGCCTAACAGTAAAGCTTATGGCCGTCTGACCGTAATGGCGCAATACTATTGCAACGTCATCCCGGTGCTGGAAGTGCCGCCAACTGCATTTACCCCAGCCCCAAAAGTGGATTCAGCCGTGGTGCGTCTTATTCCTCATGTGAATATGCCTAACCCGGTGGGCGATGTGCGGATGCTGACCCGCATTACCACGCAAGCATTCAACCAGCGCAGAAAAACCGTGCGTAATAGCTTGGGTGACCTATTCACTTCAGAGCAATTAATCGAATTAGGTATTGACCCGATAATGCGGGCAGAGAATA